A region of Vitis riparia cultivar Riparia Gloire de Montpellier isolate 1030 chromosome 12, EGFV_Vit.rip_1.0, whole genome shotgun sequence DNA encodes the following proteins:
- the LOC117926047 gene encoding uncharacterized protein LOC117926047 yields MNGVSLEDLQILRVVFGIFPTYRDSPLPAAFDRVLQFGDASGIQSPVSFGGFGSLTRHLERLSTGIYEAITGNFLDSDNLSLLNPYMPNLSAAWLFQRAMSAKQQYDVSPDFISELLYVNFQSMQRLGDPVLRPFLQDVIQFGPLVKTLGLVMLSKPQILPSIFKQVGVPVLLDWSGHFVMLGYYTFLSTFIDPAIRPLMNAFPAKMKYKWKRYLEAWKYGAGLDYKQ; encoded by the exons ATGAAC GGAGTCTCTTTGGAAGATCTGCAGATACTGAGAGTTGTATTTGGAATTTTCCCTACATATCGTGACAG TCCATTGCCAGCAGCTTTTGATCGCGTTTTACAG TTTGGTGATGCTAGCGGCATACAGTCACCAGTTTCATTTGGTGGTTTTGGGAGCTTGACCAGGCACCTTGAGAGGTTGTCAACTG GAATATATGAAGCAATCACTGGCAACTTTCTTGACTCTGACAACTTGTCTTTGCTGAATCCATACATG CCCAACCTTAGTGCAGCATGGTTGTTTCAAAGGGCAATGTCAGCAAAGCAACAGTATGATGTTTCTCCTGATTTCATCAGTGAGCTTCTTTATGTCAATTTCCAGAGCATGCAG AGGCTAGGTGATCCAGTACTAAGGCCATTTCTTCAG GATGTTATACAGTTTGGGCCTCTTGTCAAGACATTAGGCCTTGTTATGCTGAGTAAACCTCAAATTCTTCCATCAATTTTCAAGCAG GTTGGTGTTCCAGTGCTGCTTGACTGGTCTGGACATTTTGTCATGTTGGGTTACTATACATTTCTGTCAACCTTCATTGATCCTGCAATTAG GCCACTGATGAATGCATTTCCAGCCAAGATGAAGTACAAGTGGAAGCGGTATCTTGAGGCTTGGAAATATGGAGCTGGTTTAGATTACAAGCAATGA
- the LOC117927393 gene encoding uncharacterized protein LOC117927393, whose protein sequence is MSFLRGRLAGAEGAYFYQETKHAVARLVQNNRNLPVSASKAASSADHEGQADVLPEVLRHSLPSKIFHQQPSDSSLSSASKWVLHSDPKATSTPSSNDMNPLRAYLSLPQVTFGPKRWQLPEQGNSVLASTANELRRDRYSHVNPEKLKAAAEGLSQIGKAFAVATVVVFGGATLMFGLAVSKLQVHNSDDIRIKGRELVQPKFDTLREQLIPMRIWVENMSKKWHVEREEDIKEKPIIKELTKILGTKTSS, encoded by the exons atgAGTTTTCTTAGAGGGAGATTAGCTGGAGCAGAGGGAGCATACTTTTACCAGGAAACCAAGCACGCCGTGGCCCGGCTCGTTCAGAACAACAGGAACCTGCCAGTGTCGGCTTCCAAAGCGGCTTCATCGGCGGATCACGAAGGCCAAGCTGATGTGCTTCCTGAGGTTCTGAGACACTCTCTGCCGTCGAAGATCTTCCACCAACAGCCGTCGGATTCGTCGCTCTCCAGTGCTTCGAAATGGGTTCTTCACAGTGATCCAAAAGCTACCTCCACTCCCTCTTCTAATGATATGAACCCTCTTCGAGCTTATCTTTCTCTGCCCCAGGTCACTTTTGGACCCAAAag ATGGCAATTGCCTGAGCAAGGGAACTCGGTTTTAGCCTCCACAGCCAATGAATTGCGGCGTGACAGGTACAGCCATGTTAATCCTGAGAAATTGAAGGCTGCAGCTGAAGGGCTTTCACAAA TTGGAAAGGCATTTGCTGTTGCTACTGTGGTTGTATTTGGTGGtgccacactgatgtttggacTGGCAGTCTCCAAGCTACAGGTGCACAAT AGTGATGACATTCGAATTAAAGGAAGAGAACTGGTTCAGCCAAAATTTGACACGCTCAGGGAGCAACTGATTCCCATGAGAATTTGG GTTGAAAATATGTCGAAGAAATGGCATGTGGAAAGGGAGGAAGATATCAAAGAGAAACCTATTATAAAGGAGCTCACCAAAATACTAGGGACAAAGACATCTAGCTGA